Proteins co-encoded in one Arachis hypogaea cultivar Tifrunner chromosome 13, arahy.Tifrunner.gnm2.J5K5, whole genome shotgun sequence genomic window:
- the LOC112734695 gene encoding pentatricopeptide repeat-containing protein At3g26782, mitochondrial-like, translating into MEALGVIPNDITCIAVLHACSHTRLVQEGKRLFCRMVNEFSLVPKIEHDGCMVDLLGRAGSLEEAQELIKDMPMRPNSAILGSFLAACKVHKNVNLAEWAAKQFLSLEFEKYGYNLLMSNIYAASNRWKNVADIRRAMKDAGIHKEPDFSSIEVHGTIHEFVTGDREHPETPKIYEMIAEMREKLEHAGYTPNISVVLKNIYMEEKESAVNYHSEKLIMAYGLISTGPGIQLWILKDLLTSTAESKIFHITEMHDKIITINRKSLEIEYVNFSMKLNNSRQNRICKFFYET; encoded by the coding sequence CAGTTCTTCATGCTTGTAGCCATACCAGATTGGTTCAAGAAGGGAAGAGGCTGTTTTGCAGAATGGTTAATGAATTCAGTTTGGTCCCAAAGATTGAACACGATGGCTGTATGGTAGACCTTCTCGGTCGAGCAGGATCACtcgaagaagctcaagaactaattaagGACATGCCTATGAGGCCAAACTCGGCCATATTGGGATCTTTTCTTGCTGCTTGCAAAGTTCACAAAAATGTGAACCTTGCTGAATGGGCTGCAAAACAGTTTCTATCATTAGAATTCGAAAAATATGGATACAATCTCCTAATGTCAAACATCTATGCTGCATCAAACAGATGGAAAAATGTTGCTGATATAAGAAGAGCTATGAAGGATGCAGGGATTCATAAAGAACCAGATTTCAGCTCCATTGAAGTGCATGGAACGATTCATGAATTTGTAACGGGAGATAGAGAACACCCAGAAACACCAAAGATTTATGAAATGATTGCTGAGATGAGAGAAAAGCTAGAACATGCTGGATACACTCCAAATATATCTGTTGTTCTGAAGAACATATATATGGAGGAAAAAGAGAGTGCAGTAAATTATCACAGTGAAAAACTTATAATGGCTTATGGTTTGATTAGCACAGGTCCTGGAATTCAGCTTTGGATTTTGAAGGATCTCCTAACTTCAACTGCAGAGAGCAAAATATTTCACATAACAGAAATGCATGATAAGATCATAACAATAAACAGAAAAAGTCTGGAGATAGAATATGTAAATTTTTCTATGAAACTTAACAACAGCAGACAAAATAGAATATGTAAATTCTTTTATGAAACTTAA